In Chitinophaga sp. HK235, a single window of DNA contains:
- a CDS encoding PIG-L family deacetylase — MSTLILEPHFDDTAYSMAGLLLSGVISADTTIVTIFSRSSFAPYSTLSDTEKISALRYTEHKHFCKKISVRAHVLDYDEALLRGWSVNNIFDHTCDIDHEKQLKQRISSDLAMLNESLRPAEVYSPLGICGHIDHILVRQCAEHVFPLKIKYYEELPYAGEIRPEEYTRWISKLTKDLYPQINTDLSVLEQRLSLLRFYRSQVTEKDITAVRNYMNMHQGERFWSKTNMVI, encoded by the coding sequence ATGAGCACACTGATCCTGGAACCCCATTTTGATGATACCGCCTATTCAATGGCAGGGCTGCTGCTTTCTGGTGTTATATCAGCGGACACCACGATTGTCACTATCTTCTCCAGAAGCTCCTTTGCGCCCTATTCCACCCTGTCGGACACCGAGAAAATATCTGCTTTAAGGTATACAGAGCATAAACATTTCTGTAAAAAAATATCCGTCAGGGCACACGTGCTTGATTATGATGAAGCACTGCTGAGAGGATGGTCTGTCAACAATATCTTTGATCATACCTGTGATATTGATCATGAAAAGCAGCTAAAACAGCGCATCTCCAGCGATCTCGCCATGCTGAACGAAAGTCTCAGGCCTGCAGAGGTTTATTCCCCGTTGGGAATTTGCGGCCATATCGATCATATACTGGTACGGCAATGTGCCGAACATGTTTTCCCTTTAAAGATAAAATACTATGAAGAACTTCCCTACGCCGGAGAAATCCGTCCGGAGGAATATACCCGCTGGATCAGCAAACTAACCAAAGACCTGTATCCACAGATCAACACAGATCTCAGCGTACTGGAGCAACGTTTATCCCTGCTCCGGTTTTACAGGTCACAGGTGACAGAAAAGGATATTACTGCCGTCCGGAATTACATGAACATGCATCAGGGAGAAAGATTCTGGTCAAAAACAAACATGGTCATATGA
- a CDS encoding bifunctional 2-polyprenyl-6-hydroxyphenol methylase/3-demethylubiquinol 3-O-methyltransferase UbiG — MNNTLITPWEDQFYDPALFDAAAGDAYSDEAEELYFDLIGNTPRKIIEYGCGTGRVILKLADKGHTVTGVDISESMLTHLDKKIHDLPPHIQCRIKTIRANGAEAVIKDSHHIAIAVDDFLTHFLEEERVLYIFRQIAACIEPDGCFITDLRIRDTEKLRQAQHSYPKNIYTYGIVHGVHTDKGTFSASMKYWEDYDTTSGILCSHQTFDFIRGNGEVEKTVYKTLRQKLLTQQELVTFAGMAGFDLRQFIPFDRQKDSNAGIYVFQLKDPFQHHRQ, encoded by the coding sequence ATGAATAATACCCTGATAACCCCCTGGGAAGACCAGTTCTACGACCCTGCCTTGTTTGACGCTGCCGCCGGCGATGCTTATTCTGATGAAGCAGAAGAGCTATACTTCGACCTTATAGGCAACACACCCCGGAAAATAATCGAATACGGCTGCGGTACAGGCCGGGTCATCCTTAAGCTGGCAGACAAAGGACATACCGTCACCGGTGTTGACATCTCCGAAAGCATGCTCACCCACCTGGACAAAAAGATCCATGATCTTCCTCCGCATATCCAGTGCCGGATAAAAACAATCCGTGCCAATGGCGCTGAAGCCGTGATAAAAGACAGTCATCATATTGCGATAGCAGTGGATGATTTTCTTACGCACTTTCTTGAGGAAGAACGCGTGTTATATATTTTCCGGCAAATTGCCGCCTGCATAGAGCCTGATGGCTGCTTTATCACAGATCTCAGAATACGGGACACAGAAAAGCTCCGCCAGGCACAACATAGTTACCCGAAAAATATCTATACCTACGGCATTGTGCATGGTGTTCATACAGACAAGGGCACGTTTTCAGCATCCATGAAGTATTGGGAGGATTACGACACTACATCAGGCATCCTTTGTTCACACCAGACCTTCGATTTTATCCGCGGGAATGGAGAAGTGGAAAAAACCGTGTATAAAACGCTGCGACAGAAATTACTTACACAGCAGGAGCTTGTAACATTTGCAGGGATGGCCGGGTTTGATCTCCGGCAGTTCATTCCATTCGACCGGCAAAAAGACAGCAATGCAGGCATCTACGTCTTTCAGCTTAAAGATCCCTTCCAACATCACCGACAATGA
- a CDS encoding DegT/DnrJ/EryC1/StrS aminotransferase family protein → MEQLAIHGGKPVRQQAWPRWPASSPALEEEVMQCLRSQRWAVSGFYQDQPSYEEKFARAFADFNNAAFCIPTANGTSALLCSLQALGIGPDDEVIVPGLTWVACAITVASLNAIPVMVDVDQHTLCLSPQKVEAAITERTKAIMVVHLYSAVADMGALLHISEKYGIPIIEDCAQAHGATWQGKRVGTIGAVGAFSMQQGKILTSGEGGAVVTNNQTLADKIYSIRTNARKKMSGKPSAGYMELEDSGDSFASNYCLSEISCAILFNKLQSLDQENEIRNNNRHMLRQLLNNVEGVSMTDSAPGTTSVSTYHLPLRINLSHFGNITIKALCEMLSAELGIWIHQPYIPLNKHPLYVTDDPRFASRREQLNPSRYQLPGCWEVYNTHLLLHHSMLLGNDEDINDIVNSIKKIKTIVQ, encoded by the coding sequence ATGGAACAACTAGCTATCCACGGAGGGAAACCAGTAAGGCAACAGGCATGGCCCCGGTGGCCGGCTTCCAGTCCTGCGCTGGAAGAAGAAGTGATGCAATGCCTGCGCAGCCAGCGATGGGCTGTCAGCGGATTTTACCAGGATCAGCCTTCCTATGAGGAAAAATTTGCCCGCGCATTTGCAGACTTTAATAATGCCGCCTTTTGTATACCAACAGCCAACGGCACTTCTGCCCTTCTGTGTTCTCTTCAGGCATTGGGCATAGGCCCCGATGATGAAGTAATCGTACCCGGACTTACATGGGTGGCCTGCGCCATCACGGTGGCCTCATTGAATGCTATTCCGGTAATGGTCGATGTAGATCAGCATACCCTCTGTCTTTCACCGCAAAAAGTAGAAGCAGCGATAACAGAGCGGACTAAAGCTATTATGGTAGTGCATCTTTACAGTGCTGTCGCCGACATGGGTGCTTTGCTCCACATTAGTGAGAAATACGGCATCCCGATTATTGAAGACTGCGCACAGGCACATGGCGCCACCTGGCAGGGTAAGCGGGTAGGCACAATAGGCGCGGTGGGAGCATTCAGCATGCAACAAGGGAAAATACTGACCTCCGGCGAAGGAGGCGCTGTTGTTACCAACAATCAGACACTGGCAGATAAGATCTACAGCATACGTACCAACGCAAGAAAAAAAATGAGCGGCAAACCCAGCGCCGGCTACATGGAACTCGAAGACTCCGGCGACAGCTTTGCCTCCAACTATTGCCTGAGTGAAATTTCCTGCGCTATCTTATTCAACAAACTGCAATCGCTGGATCAGGAAAATGAAATCAGAAACAATAACCGGCATATGCTCAGGCAACTGCTGAATAATGTGGAAGGAGTAAGCATGACAGACAGCGCCCCCGGCACTACCAGCGTCTCCACCTACCACCTGCCGCTCAGGATCAACCTCTCACACTTTGGAAACATAACAATAAAAGCCTTATGCGAAATGCTCAGCGCAGAACTGGGCATCTGGATTCATCAGCCTTATATTCCGCTGAACAAACACCCCTTGTACGTAACGGATGATCCGCGGTTTGCCTCCCGCAGGGAACAGCTGAATCCTTCCAGATACCAGCTACCCGGCTGCTGGGAAGTATATAATACCCATTTGCTGCTTCATCATTCCATGTTATTGGGGAATGATGAGGATATCAACGATATAGTGAATAGTATTAAAAAAATAAAAACCATCGTGCAATGA
- a CDS encoding glycosyltransferase family A protein, giving the protein MNKEICVITFTVDRVDSLIRCIKSVLLQGIPVRHIVFSENQAQLTADKRLDFCRDTTDFFPLEGVPHRGPSSPRMAALRQHALSAVSERYVCFLDDDNEMESGHLSSLMTIMAQQQVFAAYSWRSLLYSDGSQFDGMSYPWHSDEQEAYKRWQWCVEAGVMVQGQPVMRDGPVSVPDPMRLATVDMNEWLFDTAVLKQIGLDFDFSEHDLINRVGEDDKLFARIQSLHLPIAGSGMATIRYYLGGVSNYRTN; this is encoded by the coding sequence ATGAACAAGGAAATCTGTGTGATAACATTTACGGTTGACAGGGTGGACTCCCTTATTCGCTGTATAAAGAGTGTTTTATTACAGGGGATACCGGTACGACATATTGTTTTTTCAGAGAATCAGGCACAGTTGACAGCAGATAAACGACTGGATTTTTGCAGAGATACTACTGACTTTTTTCCGTTAGAAGGAGTTCCGCATCGCGGGCCTTCTTCTCCGCGGATGGCCGCTCTGCGTCAGCATGCGTTATCCGCCGTTTCAGAGCGGTATGTCTGTTTTCTGGATGATGACAATGAAATGGAGTCTGGTCATCTTAGCAGCCTTATGACTATCATGGCACAGCAGCAGGTATTTGCAGCCTATTCCTGGAGATCGTTGTTATACAGCGACGGCAGCCAGTTTGATGGCATGTCGTATCCCTGGCATAGTGATGAGCAGGAAGCATACAAAAGATGGCAGTGGTGTGTGGAAGCAGGTGTAATGGTGCAGGGACAGCCGGTCATGCGCGACGGGCCGGTATCTGTTCCGGACCCCATGCGGCTGGCCACCGTTGATATGAACGAATGGCTTTTTGACACCGCCGTACTGAAGCAGATAGGATTGGACTTTGATTTCAGCGAACACGATCTGATCAACCGGGTGGGTGAAGATGATAAACTATTTGCCCGTATTCAATCCCTACACCTGCCTATCGCAGGATCGGGAATGGCCACCATCCGGTATTACCTGGGGGGTGTTTCTAACTATCGCACCAATTAA
- a CDS encoding DUF3592 domain-containing protein, protein MEKSKTIMYVIVVVVLISVAYTAWSFIQQQPDKKKYRNYQPVTAAITDKLAGRVSRYGAKPTRYHIVFTTKDGKKYTASNVTLGEDLKPGDTITVYYNPDNPGDDVVRSLP, encoded by the coding sequence ATGGAGAAATCAAAAACGATTATGTACGTCATTGTAGTGGTGGTATTAATTTCCGTGGCATACACCGCCTGGAGTTTTATACAACAGCAGCCAGACAAAAAGAAGTATAGGAACTACCAGCCGGTAACCGCTGCCATTACAGACAAGCTGGCCGGCAGGGTAAGCCGCTATGGTGCCAAACCTACCCGTTACCATATTGTTTTTACCACAAAGGATGGGAAAAAATACACCGCTTCCAACGTTACATTAGGAGAAGATCTGAAACCAGGTGATACCATAACTGTTTATTATAACCCTGATAACCCCGGTGATGACGTTGTGCGATCATTGCCCTAA
- a CDS encoding radical SAM protein has product MIDPQLSDYPQALYIELTDRCNLSCPMCRSAGFKGDVLPFEMYLDIAKNLFPHAKFIDLRGWGESTLLKNFDDYLDVALSYKKRIKLITNGTINRPALWEKLGREGVLVGISFDAADEVTFEHIRGGASMTRVLQNMEILKDALLSNHHKVADNLYFCITASGDNIHQLREIVTLGMQFGITHFKMEPLKTTPEDPSNLIHHPQEVNHSIAQLTQLVKEHPYLKIEYSASLLHENTNVQKVKKFCIHPFTYLYVNSKGGLGFCDHLNGVAEFVWGQWQGEDGFRSFWQGEKMKRLREEHLQALNGGYISSCADCNWCYERRYADLEYLIDASWMNYSEIITQ; this is encoded by the coding sequence ATGATAGACCCTCAATTATCAGACTACCCCCAGGCACTCTATATTGAGCTTACTGACAGATGTAATTTGAGTTGCCCGATGTGCCGCTCTGCCGGCTTTAAGGGAGATGTATTACCTTTTGAGATGTATCTCGACATCGCGAAGAACCTCTTTCCTCATGCTAAATTTATTGATCTCCGTGGATGGGGAGAAAGTACGCTGCTGAAGAACTTCGATGACTATCTCGACGTAGCGCTGAGTTATAAAAAGCGGATCAAATTGATTACCAACGGCACTATCAACCGGCCCGCACTTTGGGAAAAACTGGGCCGCGAAGGTGTGCTGGTAGGTATCTCCTTCGATGCTGCCGATGAAGTAACATTCGAACACATCAGAGGCGGCGCCTCCATGACCAGGGTTCTTCAGAACATGGAAATACTGAAGGATGCGCTACTGAGCAACCATCATAAAGTGGCTGACAACCTCTACTTCTGTATCACTGCAAGTGGTGACAATATTCATCAGCTGCGTGAGATTGTAACATTGGGAATGCAGTTCGGCATCACACATTTTAAGATGGAACCCCTGAAAACCACGCCGGAAGACCCTTCCAATCTCATCCATCATCCCCAGGAGGTCAACCATTCCATTGCTCAGTTAACACAACTCGTGAAAGAGCACCCCTATCTGAAAATAGAATATTCAGCCTCTTTGCTTCACGAAAACACCAACGTACAAAAGGTTAAAAAATTCTGTATTCACCCATTCACCTATTTATATGTTAACTCAAAAGGCGGACTGGGCTTCTGTGATCACCTCAATGGCGTCGCTGAATTTGTTTGGGGGCAATGGCAGGGTGAAGATGGCTTCAGATCATTCTGGCAGGGTGAAAAAATGAAACGCCTCCGGGAAGAGCATCTCCAGGCATTAAACGGCGGATATATCTCCAGCTGCGCCGATTGCAACTGGTGCTATGAAAGAAGGTATGCAGACCTCGAATACCTGATCGATGCGAGCTGGATGAATTACAGTGAAATTATTACCCAATGA
- a CDS encoding type VI secretion system Vgr family protein, protein MSQLTDTIFSINGNPVSQFSSFSLKQSIADHHQFEFICPAETIDGITGIFTSSREMIGATFGAHISGVGLKGDLLFNGIITSVETARVNGDYGEVIISGFSPTIMLDSGPHCKSWEQKTLKNIAQEVLKFFPPNLLEPKVDPLYKEPFEYIVQYKETAWEFLKRLTAECGEWLFWDGHRLIIGPPAGDVKNELVYGRTLSDFSISLNARPARMQYMGWDYQNSKLYSSLPENERVGQKAGLNALGEKVYEKAQVVYGTQPKQWNFRYSNSKKQQDDMATLYSAMESSKMVLLTGKSGHPGVAPGTRIEISGNNVFNGSDEEYGEYLITAIHHYVDTKGEYRNQFTAIPSSVKLPPVTIPDAPVCETQSAMVTDNHDPQGLGRIRVKFHWMNGDEKTPWIRVTTPHAGGGKGMFFIPEAGEEVIVGFEGDSAIRPYIIGAVYHGQANNSFGNAANDVKALQTRSGNKIILNDKDGSVFVEDKNGNNMMMDGAGNITVRSKVSIALVCGEGEAVKSAITLNKEGEITISAEKDIMLKAKKVSGVGSELVSMGSGTGEGDSFSGSGFSIEPDKVNIGAKQKCSIAAKDEMEVATVGKLTMQAGGESFLVGSKVNIN, encoded by the coding sequence ATGTCCCAACTTACTGATACCATCTTTAGTATAAATGGTAACCCCGTATCGCAGTTCTCTTCTTTTTCTCTGAAGCAGAGCATCGCTGATCACCATCAGTTTGAATTTATCTGCCCTGCCGAAACGATTGATGGGATAACCGGCATTTTTACTTCTTCGCGGGAGATGATCGGTGCTACTTTCGGGGCGCACATATCCGGTGTAGGCCTTAAAGGAGATCTGTTGTTTAACGGCATTATCACCAGTGTGGAAACCGCCCGCGTGAATGGCGATTACGGAGAGGTGATTATTTCCGGGTTCAGTCCTACCATTATGCTGGACAGCGGTCCGCACTGTAAAAGCTGGGAACAAAAAACGCTGAAGAATATAGCGCAGGAGGTGTTGAAGTTTTTCCCGCCTAACCTGCTGGAGCCTAAAGTGGATCCTCTGTATAAAGAACCCTTTGAATACATTGTACAATATAAAGAAACAGCCTGGGAGTTTTTAAAGCGGTTGACCGCTGAATGCGGGGAATGGCTGTTCTGGGACGGTCATCGTCTGATCATTGGCCCACCGGCCGGGGATGTAAAAAATGAGCTGGTATATGGCCGTACCCTGAGTGACTTCAGCATTAGCCTGAATGCCAGACCTGCCCGGATGCAATATATGGGCTGGGATTATCAGAACAGTAAGTTATATAGCAGTCTGCCTGAAAATGAGCGTGTAGGCCAGAAGGCAGGGTTAAACGCCCTGGGTGAAAAGGTATATGAGAAGGCGCAGGTAGTATATGGAACGCAGCCTAAACAGTGGAACTTTCGCTATTCCAATAGTAAAAAACAACAGGACGACATGGCCACCTTGTATAGTGCCATGGAAAGCAGTAAGATGGTGCTTTTGACCGGTAAAAGCGGTCACCCTGGCGTAGCTCCGGGGACAAGGATTGAAATCTCCGGTAATAACGTATTCAATGGCAGCGATGAGGAATACGGAGAATATCTCATTACCGCCATCCATCATTATGTGGATACCAAAGGTGAATACAGGAATCAGTTTACAGCTATTCCCTCTTCGGTTAAACTGCCACCTGTTACGATACCGGATGCGCCGGTTTGCGAAACACAAAGTGCTATGGTAACGGATAACCATGACCCACAGGGACTGGGAAGGATCCGTGTAAAATTCCACTGGATGAACGGTGATGAGAAAACGCCCTGGATACGCGTAACCACACCCCATGCCGGTGGTGGCAAAGGGATGTTCTTTATCCCTGAAGCCGGCGAAGAAGTGATCGTTGGTTTTGAAGGCGATAGTGCTATCAGGCCCTATATTATCGGCGCAGTATATCATGGCCAGGCCAATAACAGTTTTGGTAATGCAGCCAACGATGTAAAGGCGCTGCAAACCAGAAGCGGAAATAAAATTATTCTGAACGATAAGGATGGAAGTGTATTCGTGGAGGATAAGAACGGTAATAATATGATGATGGACGGGGCAGGCAATATTACTGTAAGAAGTAAAGTGAGTATTGCCCTGGTATGTGGTGAAGGAGAAGCCGTTAAGAGTGCTATCACCCTGAATAAAGAGGGAGAAATTACGATTTCTGCCGAAAAAGATATTATGCTGAAAGCGAAAAAAGTTTCAGGAGTAGGTTCTGAATTAGTATCCATGGGATCAGGGACCGGAGAAGGGGATTCTTTCAGTGGTTCCGGATTTTCAATAGAGCCGGATAAGGTAAACATCGGCGCAAAACAAAAATGCAGTATCGCTGCCAAGGATGAAATGGAAGTGGCTACAGTCGGTAAACTAACCATGCAGGCTGGGGGTGAATCTTTTCTGGTTGGTTCAAAAGTGAATATCAACTAA